A segment of the Catenuloplanes nepalensis genome:
CACCCGGTTACTCATCGACGAGCACGAGTCCTACGGGCTGGACCGCTTTCTGGGGGTGCGGAATGCTGCTTGACGTCACCGGCCTCGAGGTCCGCTACGGCCGCCTGCACGCGCTGCGCGATGCGTCGCTGAGCGTCGGCGCGGGCGAGACCGTCGGCGTGATCGGCGAGACCGGCTCCGGGAAGTCCACGTTCGCCCGCGCCGTGCTCGGCCTGGTCCGCCCGTCCGCCGGCCGGATCATGATCGACGGCACGGACGTGACCCGCTTCGGTCCCCGGCAGTGGCGCGCGCTGCGCCGCACCGGCGTGCTGCAGTACGTGTTCCAGGACCCGCTGCGCAGCCTCGACCCGGACCTGACGATCGCGTCCTCGCTGGCCGAGCCGCTGCGCATCCGAGGGGTCGGCGTCACCGTCGCGCGGGACCGCGCTGTCGCGCTCCTGAACCGGGTCGGCCTCGACGCGGAGTTGCTGGACCGGTTGCCCGCCGAACTCTCCGGCGGGCAGCGGCAACGGGTCGCGGTCGCCCGCGCGCTGATCGTCGAGCCCAAGCTCGTGCTGCTCGACGAGCCGGTCAGCGCGCTGGACTCGGCCAACCGCGTCCGCGTGCTGGAACTGCTCAGGACACTGCGCGACGCGGGTACGGCACTGGTGTTCATCTCGCACGACCTCGGCTCCGTGGCCGGCGTCGCGGACCGCGTCGCCGTGCTCCACCGGGGCCGGATCGTCGAGCAGGGCCCGGTCCGCGACGTGATCGGCGAACCGGTCCACCCGTACACGCGGCTGCTCGTCGGCTCCGCACCCACGCTCTCCTCCGCCGCGGCCGGCCGCGCCACCCGTGCCTCGTTGCGCGCGCTCCTCCAGGAAGAAGGTGCTCCGGCATGACCCGGGAACGGTCCTTCGCGGTGTACGAGGCCCCGGCCGGGTTGCGGGTCCGGGGGACGATCGTGGTGGTGCCGGGGCGCGGCGAGGCCACGTTGTCCTATCAGCGGTTCGGGAAACGGCTGGCCGCGGACGCGTACCGGGTGCTGGTCGTCGAGGATCTCGACGGTTTCGACCCGGGCTCCGATGTGGTGCGGCCGCTCGTGCTGGTCGGCGCGGATCTCGGCGCGGTGCGGGTCGCGGTGGACGGCGACCGGCTGGCACCGGACGCGGTCGTGCTGGCCGGGCTGCCCGGAGGCGGCGAGGTGACCGGCGACGACGAGCTGGACGCGCGCACGCACTGCCCGACGCACCGGGGCGTGCTCGCGGATGTCGACCCGGGCGCGTTCGCCACCGCGATCGAGGCGGAGCTGCTGCACCGGGCCTATGCGCGCGCCTCCGGCGTACCCCATCTGCTGTTGATCGGTGATGCTGACCCGCTGGCGGATCATGAGGCTCTGGCCCGGCTCGCGAAGGCGCTGCCGGTGGCGCGGCTCGCGGTCGTCCGGGGCGCGCACCACGACGTGCTCAACGACCTGCAGCACCGGTCCGTGGCCGCGGAGATCGTGTCGTTCCTGGAGGCCGTGCGCGAGGGGACGCCGCCCCGGCCGCTCGTCCGCGTCGAGTCCAGCGGGTGGTGAGAGCGGAGATCCCATATGGTACGGGGGTGAAGGTCCTGAACGCGGCCAAGAGCCGATCCGCCCTGGGCACCGCCGCGGTCGTCGCCGGTCAGACGCTCGTCGTCATGCTGCTCGGATACGTGCTGCTCAAGTTGCTCGGCTGGGCGTGGCCGGTCGTCTGGCCACTCACCGTGGCGCTGCTGCTCACCACGCTCACCTGGCCGCCGGCCCGGCTGCTGCGCAAGTGGGGCTGGCCGCCGGCGCTCGCCGCGACCGTCGTCACGCTGCTGTTCCTGGTGGTCGCGGCCGGGATCATCGTCGGCATCGTGGTGCCGGTCGCGGGGCAGGCCCCGGAGCTCGCGGACGGCGTCGCCGACGGCATCACCCAGCTGCGCGAGTGGGCGTCCGGCCCGCCGCTGAACATCGGTGACGCGCAGGTCGACAACGCGTTCAACACGGCCATCGAGCAGATCCAGTCCAGCGCCAGCAGCATCGTCAACTACACGCTCACCGGCGTCGGCACGGTCCTCAACGGCGTCGTCACGGCCGTGCTCGCGCTGTTCCTGATGTTCTTCTTCCTCAAGGACGGGCCGCGGTTCCTGCCGTGGCTGAGCCGGCAGCTGCCCGGACGGCTGTCCCGTGACATCCCGGCGATCGCGGAGCGCAGCTGGCGGACGCTCGGCTCGTTCGTGCTCTCCCAGGCGTTCGTCGGCCTGCTCGACGCGGTGTTCATCGGCATCGGACTGTGGATCGTCGGCGTGCCGCTGGTGCTGCCGCTGGTCGTGCTGACGTTCGTCGCCGCGTTCGTGCCGATCGTCGGCGCGCTGTTCGCCGGGTTCGTCGCGGTGCTGATCGCGCTGGTCTTCGAGGGCTTCTGGTCCGCGCTCATCGTGCTGGCGATCATCCTGGCCGTGCAGCAGCTGGAGGGCAACATCTTCCAGCCGATGATCCAGTCCCGCGGGCTCGGGCTGCACGCGGCCGTGGTGCTGCTCGCGGTGACGCTGGGCGGCAGCGTGGCGGGCATCGTCGGCTCGCTGCTGGCCGTGCCGATCGCGGCCCTGGTCGCGGTCTTCTGGTCCTACCTGCGCGAACAGCTCAGCGAGCCGGGGCCGGATCCCGCCGCCGATCCGGCCTCGCCCGTGGAGCCGGTGCCGCCCTCGGAGCCGTCGGCCGCCTCGCACGCACCGGACACGGACGACACCGTCAAGGCGTGATCGCGGCGGCCCGGTCCGCGCCGCAGGACTCCGGTCCGGCGCGCGGACCGGGTATCACTCGCCCACCCGGCGGCCGTGCCCGGCGCAGCCCCGGGCGGTTGCACCGGGCGGGTGACCGACGGCGAGAATGGCGGGGTGCGGTTCGGGATCCTGGGTTCGGTGTGGGCGGCGGGCGATGACGGGCGGGCGGTGCCGCTCGGCGGGGCGCGGCTGCGTGCGCTGCTGGCCATGCTGCTGCTCGACGCCGGGCGCCCGGTCCCGCTGGACCGCCTGATCGACGGCGTGTACGGCGATCGCCCGCCGGCGGGCGCGGTCAACGCGCTGCAGTCCCAGGTCTCCCGGCTGCGGGCGGCGCTGCCGGTCGAGTTCGACGGCGGCGGCTACCGCCTCGCGGTCGACCCGGACGAGGTCGACGCGCACCGCTTCACCCGGCTCGCCGCTGCCGCGCACGACGCCCTGGCCACCGCCCGCGAGTCGCACGTGAAGGCGGCCGCACTGTTGCGCGAGGCGCTGGGTCTGTGGCGCGGCGAGCCGCTGAGCGACGTCCGGTCCGCGCCGTTCGCGGCGGCGCAGGTCGCCCGGCTGGCCGAGGCACGCCTGCTCGCGGTCGAGGACCTGGCCGAGGCGGAGCTGGCGTCCGGCGCGTCGCGCGCGGTGATCGGTGACCTGCGGGACCTGGTGATCGCGGAACCGCTGCGGGAGCGGGCCTGGGCACTGCTGATGCGCGCGCTGGCCGCGGACGGCCGCCCGGCCGAGGCGCTGGCCGCGTTCGAGACGGCCCGGCACGCGCTCGCGGACGCGCTCGGCGCGGACCCGTCGCCGGAACTGTCCGAGGTGCACCGCGCGATCCTGCGCGGCGACGCGCCCGGCGCGGGGCGCGTGGCCGGCGTGGGCCGCGTGCCCGAGGCGGAACGTGTGTCTGACGCGGGCGGCGCGCCCAGTCCGAGGGACGCCGCCACCGGTGCGGAAGACCTCACCGGTGCGGAAGGCGCCGCCGGTGCGGAAGACGCCGCCGGCGTGAGGGAGCCCGGCGGCGCGACGGACGCGGGCGGCCCCGCGGATGCCGGTCATCCACCCGGGCCCAAGGGCCGCGACGATCAGCGGGACGGAACCGGTGGCGCTTTCGGCGTACCCGCGTGGGGTGAAGGTTTTGGCCGGCACGGTGTGCCGGAGCAGTTGACGCGGTTCGTGGGGCGTGACGAGGACCTGCGGGCGGTCGCGGCCGCGTTGCGCACGACCCGGCTGGTGACGCTGCACGGCCCGGGTGGATCGGGGAAGACGCGGCTGGCCGTCGAGACCGCGGCCCGGCACGCGGGCGAGGTCCGGTTCGTGGAGCTGGCCGCCGCCACCGCGCACGACGTGCCCCGCGCGGTCGCCGACGCGATCGGTCTGCGCGACGGCGGCCTGCGCAGCCGTGACCCGCGGGACGCCGCCCCGCACGTGACCGAGCGGCTCACCGCGGCCCTGGCCGCGCGCGACGTGCTGCTGGTGCTGGACAACTGCGAGCACGTGATCACCGAGACCGCGACGCTGGCCGCACGGCTGCTCGCCACCTGCCCCGGCGTGCGGATCCTCGCCACCAGCCGGGAGCCGCTCGCCCTTACCGGCGAGACGCTGCACCCGATCGGTGGCCTGCCGGAGCCGGCCGCGGTCGAGCTGTTCCTGGAGCGCGCCGCACAGGTGGCGCCGGGGTTCGCCACCGGAGGGGAGGAGACGGCGGCGGTACGGGAGATCTGCCGGACGCTGGACGGCCTGCCGCTCGCGCTGGAACTGGCCGCGGCACGGCTGCACGCCCTGCCGGTGCGTGAGGTCGCCGCGCGGGTCGGCGACCGTTTCCGGCTGCTCAACCGTGGCAGCCGGACCGCGCCGGAACGGCAGCGGACGCTGCGCGCGGTCGTGGAGTGGAGCTGGGAACCGCTCAGTGAGCCGGAACGCGCGCTCGCCCGCCGTTTCACCGTCTTCCGCGGCGGCTGCACGCTGGCCGCGGTCGAGGCCGTCTGCGGCCCCGACGCCGTCGACCTGCTCGGCGACCTGGTCGGGAAGTCGCTGGTCGAGCGGGACGGCGACCGCTACCGGATGCTGGAGACGATCCGCGCGTTCTGCGCGGAGCGCCTCGCCGAGTCCGGTGAGGAGCCGGACGTGCGGGCGGCGCACGCGGAGCACTTCCTGGCGTTCGCGCGTGCCGCGGACCGGGAGCTGCGCACGGGACGCCAGCTGATCGCGCTGCGCCGGCTGGACGCGGACCGGGACAACCTGCACGCGGCGCTGCGCGACGCGGACCCGGCCACCGGCATGCGGCTGCTGTCCGCGCTGTCGTTCTACTGGTGGCTGCGCGGCCTGCGCACCGAGGCCGCGGACCTGGCCCGCATGCTGCTCCGCAGGCGTCCGGGCCGGGAGCACAGCGAGGAGTACGCGTTGTGCGAGCTGACCGCGCGGCTCGGCTCCACCACCGCGGCCCCGGAGCCGGCGCGCTACCTGGCCGGCCTGACCGGGCCACCCGCGCAGCCGTTCCTGATGTACCTGTCCGCGATCATGTCCGGCCCGCCGGCCGAGGGCCTCGAGGACGTGCACACCATGCACCGGCGCCTGCTTGCCCCGCTGCGCGGCGACGCGTGGAGCTGGGCGCTCGGCGCGATCGGCTCGGGCTGGATGGTGCTGCTGGCCGGTGGCTCGCCGGCCGAGGCCGAGCCGGAGTTCGAGGAAGCGCTGCGCGGGTTCCGGGCGCTGGGCGAGCGCTGGGGCACGATGCTGGCGCTGAACGGCGTGGCCGAGATGGCGGCCGCGCGCGGCGACCATGCCGCGGCCCAGGAGCGGATGGACGAGGCGATGCGCCTGGCCGGCGAGCTGGACTCCACGGTCGACCTGGCGGATCTGTTGCGCAGCCGTGCGGACAGCCGGCTGCTCACGGGCGATCTGGACGGCGCCGCGGCCGACCTGATCCGGACCGCGGAGCTGGCCCGTGAGGCCGGTGCGCCGGAGCTGATCTCGGCGGCGCTGCTCGGCCTGGGCCGGCTCGCGCTGCGCCGCGGTGACCGTGCCGAGGCCCGGCGGCTGTGCCGGGCCGCGCTCGCCGAGTGCCCGGTCGACTGGTACGGCTCGTACGGCGTCCGGGTGACGATCCTGGCCGTGCTCGGCCGGATCGCGGAGCTGGACGGCGACGACGGAACGGCCGGGCGTCTGTTCCGTGAGGTGTTCACGGTCGGTCCGGGCCCGAACGGGCTGGCCGCGCTCGGCGAGGCGCTGGCCGGCCTGGTCGGTCTCGCGCTGCGCGGCGGTGACCCGGAACGCGCCGCGATCCTGCTGGGCGCGGCCGGCGCGCTGCTGATCGGCTCGGGGGACACGGACCACGACCGGGAACAGACCGCCACGGTACGCGAGCAGCTCGGCGAGCAGGCCTACCGGCGCGGACACGCCCACGGTGCCGCGCTGACCCGCGCCGAGGCACTGGCGTACGCGCTTCGTGCGTGATCCGTGCGCGGCCGGTCAGCGCGGGCCGCCACGATCACCGGCATGACCACAACGACCGGGGTCCTCGCTGAGGATCTGCACAAACGCTTCGCGCGGACGACCGCGCTGAACGGCTTCCACCTCGACGTCCCGGCCGGGACCGTGCACGGGCTGCTCGGCCCGAACGGCGCCGGCAAGACCACCGCGGTCCGCATCCTCGCCACGTTGCTGCGCTTCGACGCGGGCCGGGCCGTCGTGGCCGGTGCGGACGTGACCAAGGATCCCGGCACGGTACGCGAGCGGATCTCGCTGACCGGCCAGTACGCCGCGGTCGACGGGTTGCTCAGCGGCCGGCAGAACCTGGTCCTGTTCGGCCGCCTGCATCATCTCGGCCCGCGGGACGCCCGGCGCCGCGCCGACGAACTGCTGGAGCGCTTCGGCCTGACGGACGCGGCGCACCGATCCGCGAAGACCTACTCCGGTGGTCAGCAGCGCCGCCTGGACCTGGCCGCGAGCCTGATCCGCCGCCCGTCCGTGCTGTTCCTGGACGAGCCGACCACCGGCCTGGACCCGCGCAGCCGCAACCAGGTCTGGCAGGCGGTCCGGGATCTGGTCGCGGACGGCACCACGGTGCTGCTGACCACGCAGTACCTGGAGGAGGCGGACCAGCTCGCCGACCAGATCTCGGTGATCGACGCGGGCCGAGTGGTCGCGGAGGGCACGCCGGACGCGCTCAAGTCGGTGATCGGCGCGGACCGCCTCGAGGTGGTGGTCCGCGACCCGGACGTGCTCGCGAACGCGGCCGCGATCCTCGGTGCGGCGGACGCGGACGTGGACCCGGACACGCGCCGGATCCGGGTGCCGGTCACGGACAGGGTGGCCGCGCTGGTCGACGCGGCCCGCGCGCTGCAGGACGCCGGCATCACCGTGGTGGACCTCGGCGTCCACCGCCCCACGCTCGACGAAGTATTCCTGAACCTGACGGGACACCAGGCATGAGCCACACGTTCAGCGACGCCCGCGTGATGACCGGCCGTTACCTCACGCACGTGGCCCGCGCCCCGGAGGAGATCGTCCTCTACTTCTCCCTGCCGATCATGTTCACGCTGGTCTTCGGCTACGTGTTCGGTGCCGGCATGGCGGTCTCCGGCGACACGTACCGGGAGTTCCTGATCCCGGGCGTGTTCGTGATGACGATGCTCTACGGGCTGGGCGCGACCGCGACCGCGGTCTCCGTCGACATCAACCGCGGCGTGGTCGACCGGTTCCGGTCGATGCCGACCGCGCGGTCCGCGCTGATGGCCGGTCGCAGCGCCGCCGACCTGGTCCGTGCGCTGCTGGAGATGTCCGTGCTGATCGTCTGCGGTCTGCTGGTCGGCTGGCAGGCGAACCGCGGGATCGCGTTCGCGCTGGCCGGTATCGGCCTGATCCTGCTGCTGCGGGTCGCGCTCACCTGGGTCGGCATCTGGCTGGGCAGCCTGGTGCAGAACCCGGACACGGTCTCCGTGATCGTGTTCCCGCTCGCGTTCCCGCTGACCGCGCTCTCCAACGTGTTCGTCGCGCCGGAGCTGATGCCGTCCTGGATCGGCGCGATCTCGCAGTGGAACCCGATCTCCGCGACCGTGGCCGCGGCCCGTGCACTCTTCGGCAATCCCGGTGTCGGTGGCGACTCCTGGGCCGCCGAGCACGCGCTGCTGCTGGCGATCGCCTGGCCGCTGCTGCTCATCGCGGTCTTCGCGCCCCTGGCGATCCGCCGATACCGACGCCTCGGTTCCTGACCGGCGACCGGTTGATGGTCCCGGATGATCTCGTCTAGCACAACATTGAAGCCGCACCGAGAGTGATAGGCAAATCACGTTCCGAGATCGTTTATTGATCGATATGGTTCGGGCGTGATGACTGACCTAAGTGGACCCGTGCTGCCTGGCGAGGGAATCAACGACTACGTGCGATACATGCGCACCGACGAGCTGCTGGCTCTGCAACGCACTGCCGACCAGTGGGCGCACCCGGACGAGCTGCTCTTCCAGATCACCCATCAGAGCACGGAGCTGTGGCTGAAACTGGCCGCGGCACAGCTGGACCGGGCCGCGGCGCACGTTGCCGGTGGCGAGGTGGGGCACGCGGAGCTGCTGGTCCAGCGCGCCACCACCGCGCTGCGGCTGATCACCGAGCAGCTGGACGTCCTGCGCCACCTGACACCGGCCGACTTCGCCCGGATCCGTCCCGCACTGGGCAACGGATCCGGTGCGGAGTCGCCCGGCTGGCAGGGACTGCGCCGGACCGCGCGCCGGCTGGGCCGCGAGTTCGAGGCCCGGCTGGCCGCGGACGGCACCGATCTCGGCACGCTCTACCGTGGTGAGCCCACCGTGCCGGCCTACCGCCTGGCGGAAGCGCTCGTCGCGCTGGACGAACGGATCGCGCTGTGGCGGACCGAGCACTACAAGATCGCCACGAGAATCATCGGGCATGCGGTGCTGGGCACCCAGGGCACGCCGGTCGACACGCTCGCCCGCCTGATCGCGCAGAAGCTCTTCCCCCGCCTGTGGCAGATCAGGACCGAGATCACCCGGGGGTACGGGTCGTGAGCGCCACGATCACGCGTGAACCGCAGCCGGACTCCGGCACGAGCCCGGAGATCGTGGCCGTGCGGGCGTGGACCGCGCGCGGCGGGGAGTTCCCCCACGCGGCGGTGCTCACGGCGTACCGGCGATGGGGTAAGGCTCTGGTTCCGGGCGGGCTGCTGGACGCGCTGGCCGACGCCCGCCCGCGCGCGACCGGCGGCCTCCTGGCGCTGCTGGACGTGTTGCTGGACAAGCGGGACGGCACCTACGACTACCGCACCTACCTGGCACTGCCGCTGCTGGCACCGCACCTCGGGGACCGGGACCTGCTCACCGCGCTGCTGGTCGCCGACCTGATGCGCTTCGAACTGGACGCGGCGGCCGACCCGGCCGGTCCGCTGCCGGTGCTGCCGCCGGACGACGCGCTGGTGGAGAAGCGGCTGCGGCACGGGCTGCGGGTGATCCGGCCGGTGCTGAACCGGCTCGGCTGGGTGGTGCCGGTGGTGGCGCCGGGCGTGCGGGCCGAGGCGCGCGCGGTGTGGGCGGCCGCGGACTCGCACCTGACCGGCGACCAGCGGCTGATGCTGCGCTGCACGGTGTTGCCGGTCGACGTCGTGCACGACGAGCATCTGTTCATCCGGGTGCTCCAGACGTTCGAGACCGCGTTCGCCGCGCTGGCCCGCGACCTCGAACGCGCGTCGACGGGGCTGACCGGCGGCTCGGCCGGCGATGCGGAGGACGCGCTGCGGCACGGGGCCGCACTGCTGCGCGAGGTGAGTCCACTGTGGTCCGCGGTGGCGACGATGCGGGTGGAGGCGTTCCGGCGGTTCCGGCAGTGGACCGAGGGCGCCAGCGCGATTCAGTCCCGGCACTACAAACTGATGGAGAGCCTGGCCCGCCGGCCGGACGCGGCACGCCTCGGCTCGGCCGCCTACGACCACGTGCCGGAGGTCCGGGAGCTGGTGGCGACCGGGCTGCCCTCGGTGGACGAGGCCTACCGGGCCGCATCGCTGCCGCGGGAGGCGCGCGTCGCGGTCGCCGCGGCGATGGCGGACTTCGCCGCGTCCGTGGACGTGTGGCGCCGTACCCACCACCGGCTGGCCGTGCGCATGCTGGGCGCGGAGACCGGCGGCACCGGATACACCGGCGGCGCCTCATATCTGGCCGCGGCCCGCGAGATCCCGGTGTTCCGCACCGTCCCATGACGGCCGCAGCCCGTCTCCCACGTCGACACAGGCTCCAACCGCGCGGCGGCCCTTCTGGCGATCCAGGCGTCGTTACGACGGCGTGACCGGGTGGTCGGCCGGGCCGAACGCGTACACCGTGGTGGTGAGCGCGGAGCTGATCCCGGCGCCGGTCCGGGCCAGCACGCGCAGCGGCAGCCCGGCCGCCGGATCCGCGTCCGCGGGCACCCGTACCCGCCAGGTGGTCTCGATGGTCTGCCCCTGTCGCAGCGGGCGGGCACGGTCGGTGTTCCCGGTGACGGTCCAGCCGCGCGGTGCCGCCAGGCTGATCCGCGCGTCCGGGACGGAGGCCGACGCGGTGATCCGGCCGCGGACCGTGACCTCCTCGCCGGCGTCGATCGCGAGCGTCTCCGGCAGCGTGACCGTCAGGCGCGGGTCCGGTGCGCGCCACAGCTGGAACGCGGTGATGCCGAAGGCGCCGGGCGCCACGATCCGCAGCCGGTCGGTGGTCAGCGGCGGGTCGATCAGGATCCGGTTCACGTCCCGGCCCAGCGGCTGCGCCGGAGATCGCGTCTGCCCGGGTACGTTCTGCCAGCTGCCGTCCGCGGCCTGGTGCTGCAGCGTATAGGACGGGGGAGTGCGGACGCCGCCGCCGTCGTCGTAGAACACGATCCGCACGTCCGACACCACGGTCGCGGCGCCGAGGTCGACCTCGAGGTGGTCGCTCGCGTGCGGGGTGCCGTAGTTGGTCCAGCGGGTGGACGGCACGTCGAGGTGGAAGTCCTGGCCGTCGATCGCGTCCGCGGGCCTGTCGCCCTGCCAGGTGTACGACGCGCGCGCGGCCGGGTAGCCGGTCTCCCGCGGATTCGCGGCGTCGTCGATCCGCTCCGGCCGGCCGCCCATGATGGACGGTCCTACCGGGACGGTGACGTCGCCGAGCGTGGTGCGGTGCAGCACCTGGCGGCCGTCGACGAAGACCCGGAAGCCCGCGCCCCGGCCGTAGGCGGTGCCGTCGGAGTCCCAGAGCACGGTCAGGTCGTGGCCGTGATAGGCCAGGTTCTCCACCGCGAAGTGCCGGTAGTCGTTGAGCGGCGCGATCCGCACGGTGTCGCCGGACTGCGGGCGGATGCCCAGCAGGCCGGAGAGGACCAGGTCGGTGAAGGTGGAGTGGTTGTAGTCCTCGCTGTGGCCGCGGCCGTCGTAGAGCCAGCGGTCCTCGTCGGGGTGATGCGCCTCCGCGACGTACGGCGCGCCGTTCTTGCGTTGCGTCAGCGCG
Coding sequences within it:
- a CDS encoding ABC transporter ATP-binding protein, which codes for MLLDVTGLEVRYGRLHALRDASLSVGAGETVGVIGETGSGKSTFARAVLGLVRPSAGRIMIDGTDVTRFGPRQWRALRRTGVLQYVFQDPLRSLDPDLTIASSLAEPLRIRGVGVTVARDRAVALLNRVGLDAELLDRLPAELSGGQRQRVAVARALIVEPKLVLLDEPVSALDSANRVRVLELLRTLRDAGTALVFISHDLGSVAGVADRVAVLHRGRIVEQGPVRDVIGEPVHPYTRLLVGSAPTLSSAAAGRATRASLRALLQEEGAPA
- a CDS encoding alpha/beta hydrolase, producing MTRERSFAVYEAPAGLRVRGTIVVVPGRGEATLSYQRFGKRLAADAYRVLVVEDLDGFDPGSDVVRPLVLVGADLGAVRVAVDGDRLAPDAVVLAGLPGGGEVTGDDELDARTHCPTHRGVLADVDPGAFATAIEAELLHRAYARASGVPHLLLIGDADPLADHEALARLAKALPVARLAVVRGAHHDVLNDLQHRSVAAEIVSFLEAVREGTPPRPLVRVESSGW
- a CDS encoding AI-2E family transporter yields the protein MKVLNAAKSRSALGTAAVVAGQTLVVMLLGYVLLKLLGWAWPVVWPLTVALLLTTLTWPPARLLRKWGWPPALAATVVTLLFLVVAAGIIVGIVVPVAGQAPELADGVADGITQLREWASGPPLNIGDAQVDNAFNTAIEQIQSSASSIVNYTLTGVGTVLNGVVTAVLALFLMFFFLKDGPRFLPWLSRQLPGRLSRDIPAIAERSWRTLGSFVLSQAFVGLLDAVFIGIGLWIVGVPLVLPLVVLTFVAAFVPIVGALFAGFVAVLIALVFEGFWSALIVLAIILAVQQLEGNIFQPMIQSRGLGLHAAVVLLAVTLGGSVAGIVGSLLAVPIAALVAVFWSYLREQLSEPGPDPAADPASPVEPVPPSEPSAASHAPDTDDTVKA
- a CDS encoding AfsR/SARP family transcriptional regulator, with translation MRFGILGSVWAAGDDGRAVPLGGARLRALLAMLLLDAGRPVPLDRLIDGVYGDRPPAGAVNALQSQVSRLRAALPVEFDGGGYRLAVDPDEVDAHRFTRLAAAAHDALATARESHVKAAALLREALGLWRGEPLSDVRSAPFAAAQVARLAEARLLAVEDLAEAELASGASRAVIGDLRDLVIAEPLRERAWALLMRALAADGRPAEALAAFETARHALADALGADPSPELSEVHRAILRGDAPGAGRVAGVGRVPEAERVSDAGGAPSPRDAATGAEDLTGAEGAAGAEDAAGVREPGGATDAGGPADAGHPPGPKGRDDQRDGTGGAFGVPAWGEGFGRHGVPEQLTRFVGRDEDLRAVAAALRTTRLVTLHGPGGSGKTRLAVETAARHAGEVRFVELAAATAHDVPRAVADAIGLRDGGLRSRDPRDAAPHVTERLTAALAARDVLLVLDNCEHVITETATLAARLLATCPGVRILATSREPLALTGETLHPIGGLPEPAAVELFLERAAQVAPGFATGGEETAAVREICRTLDGLPLALELAAARLHALPVREVAARVGDRFRLLNRGSRTAPERQRTLRAVVEWSWEPLSEPERALARRFTVFRGGCTLAAVEAVCGPDAVDLLGDLVGKSLVERDGDRYRMLETIRAFCAERLAESGEEPDVRAAHAEHFLAFARAADRELRTGRQLIALRRLDADRDNLHAALRDADPATGMRLLSALSFYWWLRGLRTEAADLARMLLRRRPGREHSEEYALCELTARLGSTTAAPEPARYLAGLTGPPAQPFLMYLSAIMSGPPAEGLEDVHTMHRRLLAPLRGDAWSWALGAIGSGWMVLLAGGSPAEAEPEFEEALRGFRALGERWGTMLALNGVAEMAAARGDHAAAQERMDEAMRLAGELDSTVDLADLLRSRADSRLLTGDLDGAAADLIRTAELAREAGAPELISAALLGLGRLALRRGDRAEARRLCRAALAECPVDWYGSYGVRVTILAVLGRIAELDGDDGTAGRLFREVFTVGPGPNGLAALGEALAGLVGLALRGGDPERAAILLGAAGALLIGSGDTDHDREQTATVREQLGEQAYRRGHAHGAALTRAEALAYALRA
- a CDS encoding ATP-binding cassette domain-containing protein, with amino-acid sequence MTTTTGVLAEDLHKRFARTTALNGFHLDVPAGTVHGLLGPNGAGKTTAVRILATLLRFDAGRAVVAGADVTKDPGTVRERISLTGQYAAVDGLLSGRQNLVLFGRLHHLGPRDARRRADELLERFGLTDAAHRSAKTYSGGQQRRLDLAASLIRRPSVLFLDEPTTGLDPRSRNQVWQAVRDLVADGTTVLLTTQYLEEADQLADQISVIDAGRVVAEGTPDALKSVIGADRLEVVVRDPDVLANAAAILGAADADVDPDTRRIRVPVTDRVAALVDAARALQDAGITVVDLGVHRPTLDEVFLNLTGHQA
- a CDS encoding ABC transporter permease, which translates into the protein MSHTFSDARVMTGRYLTHVARAPEEIVLYFSLPIMFTLVFGYVFGAGMAVSGDTYREFLIPGVFVMTMLYGLGATATAVSVDINRGVVDRFRSMPTARSALMAGRSAADLVRALLEMSVLIVCGLLVGWQANRGIAFALAGIGLILLLRVALTWVGIWLGSLVQNPDTVSVIVFPLAFPLTALSNVFVAPELMPSWIGAISQWNPISATVAAARALFGNPGVGGDSWAAEHALLLAIAWPLLLIAVFAPLAIRRYRRLGS
- a CDS encoding tryptophan 2,3-dioxygenase family protein, yielding MTDLSGPVLPGEGINDYVRYMRTDELLALQRTADQWAHPDELLFQITHQSTELWLKLAAAQLDRAAAHVAGGEVGHAELLVQRATTALRLITEQLDVLRHLTPADFARIRPALGNGSGAESPGWQGLRRTARRLGREFEARLAADGTDLGTLYRGEPTVPAYRLAEALVALDERIALWRTEHYKIATRIIGHAVLGTQGTPVDTLARLIAQKLFPRLWQIRTEITRGYGS